One window from the genome of Cyclobacterium amurskyense encodes:
- the porD gene encoding type IX secretion system protein PorD yields the protein MIRPVVYLLFLCLSMASFPVLSQQLNFTVTINSERAKTQDTDIFDQMKSAFEQFLNARNWSDTELKPQERIKGNLLITINDMPQVGLFSATVQIQTVRPVYGSNYESLILNFADRNWTFEYTESQPLEFNQYSYLNNITSLLSYYAYIALGIDYDSFSPRGGDSFFETANNIVANAQQSSNPGWNQNPSDKRNRYWLANDLYNSQVMVPVRDAYYLYHRKGLDLLTTNPTESYQNILEAIKLIQEANQVQPNSILTISFMDAKSDEISKILKAAPMELKEEAVEVLLKVDPNNARKYNDILKG from the coding sequence ATGATACGTCCGGTAGTTTACTTATTGTTCTTATGTTTATCTATGGCATCCTTTCCGGTGCTATCACAGCAACTCAATTTCACTGTTACCATTAATAGTGAACGTGCCAAAACTCAGGATACAGATATTTTTGATCAGATGAAATCTGCCTTCGAACAGTTTTTGAATGCTAGAAATTGGTCCGATACGGAACTCAAGCCTCAAGAAAGAATAAAAGGCAACTTGTTAATTACCATCAATGACATGCCCCAAGTAGGTTTGTTCAGTGCTACGGTTCAAATTCAAACAGTTCGTCCAGTGTATGGATCCAATTATGAAAGTTTGATTCTAAATTTCGCAGACCGTAACTGGACATTTGAATATACAGAATCACAGCCTTTGGAGTTCAACCAATATTCGTATTTAAATAACATTACTTCATTGCTATCCTACTATGCCTATATAGCACTTGGGATAGATTATGATTCCTTTTCACCAAGAGGAGGAGATTCTTTTTTCGAAACAGCCAACAATATAGTAGCCAATGCCCAACAATCCTCAAATCCTGGATGGAATCAGAACCCGTCAGACAAACGGAACAGGTATTGGCTGGCAAATGATCTGTACAACTCACAGGTTATGGTTCCAGTAAGGGATGCTTATTATCTTTATCATAGGAAAGGGCTGGATTTATTGACTACGAATCCAACAGAAAGCTACCAAAATATCCTGGAAGCCATTAAATTGATACAAGAAGCCAATCAGGTGCAACCAAATAGTATTCTAACGATTAGTTTTATGGATGCTAAATCGGATGAAATTAGCAAGATTCTTAAGGCTGCTCCCATGGAATTGAAGGAAGAAGCCGTAGAAGTATTGCTCAAGGTAGACCCTAACAATGCCAGAAAATACAATGATATTTTGAAAGGATAA
- the coaBC gene encoding bifunctional phosphopantothenoylcysteine decarboxylase/phosphopantothenate--cysteine ligase CoaBC, with product MPLSGKRILLGVTGGIAAYKAAHLIRLLVKSRAEVKVIMTTSALDFITPLTLATLSKKPVHIDFFDKKTGEWINHVALGNWADLMVVAPLSANTLAKFATGQSDSLLTCTYLSCTSPVLVAPAMDLDMYQHPSVLGNLQTLEGYGNHVMEATSGELASGLIGQGRMPEPESILEAIIGILNPDTVFTGKKFLITAGPTQEAIDPVRYISNHSSGRMGISLAERAAEKGAKVTLVLGPTALKPKPHPNIETISVVTALEMFNATKTHHTESQVVIFCAAVADYRSEKPSDQKIKKKENALNISLIKNPDIAKTLGENKKQGQVHVGFALETDEGLGSAERKLNEKNFDFVVLNSLLDPEAGFQKNTNQVTILSKGKKKIKTPVLTKDKLATQILDRIASILENQKYNNVV from the coding sequence ATGCCACTATCAGGCAAACGTATTCTACTTGGCGTAACTGGAGGAATAGCGGCATACAAAGCAGCTCATCTAATTCGGTTATTGGTCAAATCACGAGCAGAGGTCAAGGTCATAATGACGACTTCTGCTCTTGACTTTATAACCCCACTTACTCTCGCTACCTTATCAAAAAAACCAGTTCACATTGATTTTTTTGATAAAAAAACAGGAGAATGGATCAACCATGTCGCTTTGGGAAATTGGGCAGACCTTATGGTAGTTGCACCCCTTTCGGCCAACACCTTGGCAAAATTCGCCACAGGACAAAGTGACAGTCTACTAACCTGCACCTATCTATCCTGTACTAGCCCTGTACTTGTAGCACCGGCAATGGATTTGGACATGTATCAGCATCCCTCTGTGCTAGGTAATCTCCAGACACTGGAAGGTTACGGAAATCATGTGATGGAGGCAACATCTGGAGAATTGGCCAGCGGACTGATAGGCCAAGGTAGAATGCCGGAACCAGAATCAATACTTGAGGCCATCATAGGAATACTAAACCCTGACACCGTATTTACTGGTAAAAAATTCTTAATTACCGCCGGACCTACGCAGGAAGCGATTGATCCGGTAAGGTACATTAGCAATCATTCAAGTGGCAGAATGGGTATTTCCTTAGCGGAAAGAGCTGCAGAAAAAGGTGCTAAGGTTACCCTAGTATTGGGGCCTACGGCTTTGAAACCAAAGCCACATCCCAATATAGAGACCATATCAGTAGTGACTGCATTGGAGATGTTTAATGCCACAAAAACCCACCACACTGAATCACAGGTGGTCATATTTTGTGCAGCTGTTGCTGATTACCGATCAGAAAAGCCTTCTGATCAAAAAATCAAAAAGAAAGAAAATGCACTAAATATTTCCCTAATAAAAAATCCAGACATTGCTAAAACCCTAGGTGAAAACAAAAAGCAAGGTCAGGTTCATGTGGGGTTTGCCTTAGAAACAGATGAAGGTTTAGGCAGTGCTGAAAGGAAATTAAACGAAAAAAACTTTGATTTTGTGGTTTTAAACTCCCTACTAGATCCTGAAGCAGGCTTTCAAAAGAACACAAATCAGGTTACCATACTATCAAAAGGGAAGAAAAAAATAAAAACTCCAGTATTGACTAAGGACAAATTGGCCACGCAAATACTAGATAGGATAGCTTCCATTTTAGAAAACCAGAAGTACAATAATGTCGTTTAG
- a CDS encoding DNA-directed RNA polymerase subunit omega codes for MAINPSIITRDLDKVAEKSGNLYQSIFTISQRAKQISSTMKEELNNKLSEFASTVDNLEEVFENKEQIEISKFYERMPKPSTLAMEEFMEDKVMFRFPEEEESQS; via the coding sequence ATGGCTATTAATCCATCAATTATCACCAGAGATTTAGACAAAGTGGCTGAGAAATCAGGAAATCTTTATCAATCCATTTTCACTATTTCTCAAAGGGCCAAGCAGATTTCATCTACAATGAAAGAAGAGCTTAACAACAAGCTTTCTGAATTTGCTTCGACTGTAGACAACCTCGAAGAAGTGTTTGAAAATAAGGAGCAAATAGAAATCTCAAAATTCTATGAAAGAATGCCTAAACCAAGTACTTTGGCTATGGAAGAATTCATGGAAGACAAAGTAATGTTTAGGTTCCCTGAAGAGGAGGAAAGCCAGTCTTAA
- a CDS encoding outer membrane protein assembly factor BamD: protein MTKVHQYIFIFLASLLTFGCGEFYKLEKSTNWDELYEAANRYYDEGEHNKAIILYDRVLPVIKGSGKAELAEFNYAYAHFRTKRYIEAAEYFKTFFDTYNRSPLAEEALFMNAYSLYLDSPDFNLDQRSSKEAVNAIQLFMNRFPESDSYERAISMIDNLQKRFEEKAFEESKMYYRLTEGLFPGEFYRACIVNFQNFAKSFPDSDYNEELAFKLVEVSAAYAERSVFDKKEERFSQSLDFAKDFMKKYPESKYLETVNEIHAESKEKLDDHYDIKEKYEARTAEALKIREEEKKNQEATEALKKVGN from the coding sequence ATGACAAAAGTACACCAATACATATTTATTTTCCTTGCCTCATTGCTAACTTTCGGTTGTGGTGAATTTTACAAGTTAGAGAAGAGTACCAACTGGGATGAACTCTACGAAGCAGCCAACAGGTACTATGATGAGGGCGAACACAACAAGGCCATAATCCTGTACGACAGGGTATTACCTGTTATCAAGGGTAGTGGAAAGGCAGAGTTAGCAGAATTTAATTATGCTTATGCTCATTTTAGGACCAAGAGATATATTGAAGCAGCAGAATATTTCAAAACCTTTTTTGACACCTATAATCGTTCCCCACTAGCTGAGGAGGCTTTGTTTATGAATGCCTATTCCTTGTATTTGGACTCTCCGGATTTCAATCTGGATCAAAGAAGTTCAAAGGAAGCCGTGAATGCGATCCAATTATTTATGAATCGATTCCCTGAATCTGATTCTTATGAGCGGGCGATTTCTATGATCGACAATCTTCAAAAAAGGTTTGAGGAAAAAGCATTTGAAGAATCCAAAATGTACTATCGCCTCACTGAAGGATTATTTCCAGGTGAGTTTTATAGAGCTTGTATAGTCAACTTTCAGAATTTTGCTAAATCATTTCCTGACAGTGATTACAATGAAGAGTTGGCTTTCAAATTGGTAGAAGTTAGTGCTGCCTATGCTGAAAGAAGTGTTTTTGATAAAAAAGAAGAACGATTCAGTCAGTCCTTGGATTTTGCAAAAGACTTTATGAAAAAGTATCCTGAAAGTAAATACTTAGAAACTGTCAATGAAATTCACGCAGAATCGAAAGAAAAACTGGATGATCATTATGACATCAAGGAAAAGTATGAAGCCAGGACAGCAGAGGCATTAAAAATACGAGAAGAAGAAAAAAAGAATCAGGAAGCTACAGAAGCTTTAAAGAAAGTAGGCAATTAA